The Megachile rotundata isolate GNS110a chromosome 3, iyMegRotu1, whole genome shotgun sequence genome includes a window with the following:
- the LOC105663680 gene encoding uncharacterized protein LOC105663680: MYKAIWKKIVSLVPRLQDSLETVMCDYEKAVMEGVQAQFLTVTIHGCWFHFNQETEEVKITKCTKRNSLNDYDNAFSSTGHVSRSVTSHAVSCRSFMWHFPECAPVYAVSTQCVATYFFEGQRIRVSPRMGCVNRCEVWVPHLLTEANLMNHTSMCDLLRQIHEKDPFLKRPNLDLYENVHRKRTLCKDNKPSTVAKAGLHPKKVLISIWWDWKDVIFYEVLPQDNLSKLITDETIN, encoded by the exons ATGTACAAAGCAATATGGAAAAAAATAGTTTCCCTTGTTCCGCGATTGCAAGATAGCTTAGAAACTGTCATGTGCGATTACGAGAAAGCTGTAATGGAAGGGGTACAAGCACAATttctcacagtcacaatacaTGGCTGttggtttcattttaatcag GAAACAGAGGAAGTTAAGATAACAAAATGCACAAAAAGGAATTCTCTCAATGACTATGACAATGCCTTTAGTTCCACCGGACATGTTTCCAGAAGCGTTACATCACATGCAGTTAGTTGCAGATCATTTATGTGGCACTTTCCCGAATGTGCTCCAGTTTATGCCGTATCTACGCAATGTGTGGCTACCTATTTCTTCGAAGGTCAGCGTATTAGGGTGTCCCCTAG GATGGGATGTGTTAATCGCTGCGAAGTTTGGGTTCCTCACTTATTGACCGAGGCCAACCTTATGAATCACACCTCTATGTGCGATTTGCTTCGCCAAATTCATGAAAAGGATCCGTTTTTAAAGAGGCCAAACTTGGATTTGTATGAAAATGTGCATAGAAAACGCACTTTGTGTAAGGACAATAAGCCTTCAACTGTCGCAAAGGCAGGACTACACCCCAAAAAAGTTCTTATATCCATTTGGTGGGATTGGAAAGACGTAATTTTCTACGAGGTCCTTCCTCAAG ATAATTTATCCAAACTAATAACAGATGAAACGATTAATTAA